In Ruminococcaceae bacterium BL-6, a genomic segment contains:
- a CDS encoding Hydrolase, with protein MSAREEFEQIFTDNINRQGSKELLEWLKTTDFFTAPASTRFHCACEGGLVQHSVSVYRVMREKHFEKGDSEESFAVCGLLHDVCKAQYYKVSTRNFKNPETGAWEQRPYFSVEDSFPYGHGEKSVFLIERFMRLKTSEAVAIRWHMGGFDDTAKAGNFAIGQAYQRYPLAVKLHLADLESTYLREKGTSAVHRRENQREKAN; from the coding sequence ATGAGCGCAAGGGAAGAGTTTGAACAGATTTTTACGGACAACATCAACAGGCAGGGCAGCAAAGAGCTTCTGGAATGGCTGAAAACGACGGACTTTTTCACCGCCCCGGCCAGCACGCGGTTCCACTGCGCCTGCGAGGGCGGCCTGGTTCAGCACAGCGTCAGCGTGTACCGCGTCATGCGGGAAAAGCATTTTGAAAAGGGAGACAGCGAAGAGAGCTTTGCCGTGTGCGGGCTGCTGCACGACGTCTGCAAAGCCCAATATTATAAGGTATCCACCCGCAACTTCAAAAACCCGGAAACCGGCGCGTGGGAACAGCGCCCCTATTTCAGCGTGGAGGACAGCTTCCCCTACGGCCACGGCGAAAAATCCGTGTTTCTGATCGAGCGGTTCATGCGCCTGAAAACGTCGGAGGCCGTGGCGATCCGCTGGCATATGGGCGGGTTCGACGACACGGCAAAGGCCGGGAATTTCGCGATCGGCCAGGCTTATCAGCGGTATCCCCTTGCGGTCAAGCTCCATCTGGCCGACCTGGAATCGACCTATCTGCGGGAAAAAGGAACATCCGCCGTCCACCGGCGGGAAAATCAGAGAGAAAAAGCAAATTGA
- a CDS encoding O-antigen ligase: MTGNWESENPAPILNDFCPRFLRPATERKGIDTIFNQKTLGLSCEKANKDFNSLLVLLLTVSIFFPYYVSVAAIIIIAFMTVVNYEKRAEAFRDPYSIWIVLFFVFTALVGQVYNNHIGTLYSVFTAAILTASFYIRSFMTRQLFNSVMDTACFCSVACAVVAILQKVSTFAANPSYRPTSTFLNANYYGMMIEFVVLIAMYRMFTNAQNRNYYLMVIVFNLVGLYLSASMSAVMALACAVAVMLLCRGRYRVVAVLCALGAVVVAASFLFPEIFPRVALIDQSWEQRLDIWRTAVKGIRHHPMFGQGAMAYQLACNEFFGYKTYHAHSLYLDTLLNYGFVGAGAIVFYLAAQAKILILRFRNNICTNMNVLLVAVGTAILVHGFTDVTIFWVQTALLFLLVFSSTGINSEYVSLHMRQRMVLLPDYRVHTGAAYFKN; encoded by the coding sequence ATGACTGGTAATTGGGAGTCGGAAAACCCGGCTCCGATTCTGAATGATTTCTGTCCGCGCTTTTTGCGGCCCGCGACGGAAAGAAAGGGGATTGATACCATTTTTAATCAAAAGACGCTTGGCTTGTCTTGTGAAAAAGCAAACAAGGATTTCAACAGCCTTCTCGTGCTGCTTTTGACGGTTTCCATCTTTTTCCCGTACTACGTCAGCGTCGCGGCAATTATTATAATCGCATTCATGACGGTCGTGAATTATGAAAAGAGAGCGGAGGCCTTCCGCGACCCGTATTCCATCTGGATCGTGCTGTTCTTCGTATTTACGGCGCTTGTCGGCCAGGTTTACAATAACCATATCGGCACGCTTTATTCCGTTTTTACGGCCGCTATTCTGACGGCAAGCTTTTATATCCGCAGCTTCATGACCAGGCAGCTTTTCAACAGCGTGATGGACACCGCCTGCTTCTGCAGCGTGGCGTGCGCCGTGGTTGCGATTCTGCAGAAGGTTTCCACCTTTGCGGCGAATCCCTCTTACCGGCCGACGTCGACGTTTCTGAATGCCAATTATTACGGCATGATGATCGAGTTTGTGGTTCTCATTGCGATGTACCGCATGTTTACGAATGCGCAGAACAGGAATTATTACCTGATGGTGATCGTGTTCAATCTGGTCGGCCTTTACCTTTCCGCCAGCATGTCGGCCGTGATGGCCCTGGCCTGCGCGGTTGCGGTGATGCTTCTGTGCAGGGGGCGCTACCGCGTCGTCGCCGTGCTGTGCGCGCTCGGTGCGGTCGTGGTCGCCGCGAGCTTCCTGTTTCCCGAAATCTTTCCGCGCGTCGCTCTCATCGACCAGTCGTGGGAGCAGCGGCTCGATATCTGGAGAACCGCGGTGAAGGGAATCCGCCACCACCCGATGTTCGGCCAGGGCGCCATGGCTTATCAGCTTGCCTGTAACGAATTTTTCGGGTATAAAACGTATCACGCGCACAGCCTTTATCTGGACACTCTGCTCAATTACGGTTTTGTCGGGGCTGGGGCGATCGTCTTTTATCTGGCGGCGCAGGCGAAAATATTGATCCTGCGTTTCCGCAACAATATCTGCACCAACATGAATGTTCTTTTGGTTGCGGTGGGCACTGCCATTCTGGTCCACGGCTTTACGGATGTCACGATTTTCTGGGTGCAGACGGCCCTGCTGTTTTTGCTGGTCTTTTCTTCCACCGGCATCAATTCCGAGTATGTCAGCCTGCATATGCGTCAGCGTATGGTGCTGCTTCCGGACTACAGGGTTCATACGGGTGCCGCATATTTTAAAAACTGA
- a CDS encoding Inosine-5'-monophosphate dehydrogenase, translating into MAYYYEEPSRTFNEYLLIPGYSSAQCIPANVSLRTPVVKYKKGETPSLQMNIPMVSAIMQSVSDDKMAIALAKEGGISFIYASQSVEDEAAMVARVKSYKAGFVVSDSNIKPDQTLQDILDLKEKTGHSTVAVTEDGTATGKLLGIVTSRDYRVSRMNPKTRVSEFMTPFSKLIYAGKGTSLKETNNIIWDHKLNSLPIVDENQRLCYVVFRKDYASHKENLLELLDPQKRYVVGAGINTRDYRERVPALVDAGADVLCIDSSEGFTEWQKLTISYIRKNYGDAVKVGAGNVVDREGFLYLAESGADFVKVGIGGGSICITREQKGIGRGQATALIEVAKARDEYYERTGIYVPICSDGGLVYDYHMTLALAMGADFLMMGRYFSRFDESPTNKVNIGGNYMKEYWGEGSNRARNWQRYDQGGETRLSFEEGVDSYVPYAGSLKDNVSLTLNKIRSTMCNCGALTIRELQQKAKITPVSATSIVEGGAHDVILKDASNNLVK; encoded by the coding sequence ATGGCTTATTATTATGAGGAGCCTTCCCGCACTTTTAATGAGTATCTGCTGATTCCGGGGTATTCCTCCGCTCAGTGCATCCCCGCCAACGTGAGTCTCAGGACGCCGGTGGTCAAATACAAAAAAGGGGAGACTCCTTCGCTTCAGATGAATATCCCCATGGTTTCCGCCATCATGCAGTCCGTTTCGGATGATAAAATGGCGATCGCCCTGGCGAAGGAAGGCGGGATCTCCTTTATTTACGCTTCCCAGTCTGTGGAGGACGAGGCGGCCATGGTCGCGCGCGTCAAGAGCTACAAGGCCGGCTTTGTGGTCAGCGACTCCAACATCAAGCCGGACCAGACGCTTCAGGATATTCTGGATCTGAAGGAAAAAACAGGCCATTCCACCGTGGCCGTCACGGAGGACGGAACCGCCACCGGAAAGCTGCTGGGGATCGTCACCAGCCGCGATTACCGCGTCAGCCGCATGAACCCCAAGACCAGGGTATCCGAGTTCATGACTCCTTTTTCCAAGCTGATCTATGCGGGCAAGGGGACTTCGCTGAAAGAGACCAACAATATCATCTGGGATCATAAGCTGAATTCCCTGCCGATCGTGGATGAGAACCAGCGTCTTTGTTACGTGGTGTTCCGCAAGGACTATGCGTCCCATAAGGAAAATCTGCTGGAGCTGCTGGATCCCCAGAAACGGTATGTAGTGGGCGCCGGCATCAACACCCGCGATTACCGCGAGCGCGTCCCCGCGCTGGTGGACGCCGGGGCCGACGTGCTGTGCATCGATTCTTCGGAGGGCTTTACCGAATGGCAGAAGCTTACGATCAGCTATATCCGGAAAAATTACGGCGACGCCGTCAAGGTGGGCGCGGGCAACGTGGTGGACCGCGAGGGCTTCCTTTACCTTGCGGAAAGCGGGGCGGATTTTGTCAAGGTAGGCATCGGCGGCGGCTCCATCTGCATCACCCGCGAGCAGAAGGGCATCGGCCGCGGGCAGGCCACCGCGCTGATCGAGGTCGCGAAGGCCCGGGATGAATATTACGAGAGAACCGGGATCTATGTGCCGATCTGCTCCGACGGCGGCCTGGTTTACGATTACCACATGACGCTCGCCCTTGCCATGGGCGCGGATTTCCTGATGATGGGCCGCTATTTCTCCCGCTTCGACGAAAGCCCGACGAACAAGGTCAACATCGGCGGAAATTATATGAAGGAATACTGGGGCGAGGGCTCCAACCGGGCCAGAAACTGGCAGCGGTACGATCAGGGCGGGGAGACCAGGCTCTCGTTTGAAGAGGGGGTCGATTCCTACGTCCCTTACGCCGGCTCCCTGAAGGACAACGTGAGCCTTACGCTGAACAAGATCCGCTCCACCATGTGCAACTGCGGCGCGCTCACCATTCGGGAGCTTCAGCAGAAGGCCAAGATCACCCCTGTTTCCGCGACTTCCATTGTCGAGGGCGGCGCCCACGACGTGATCCTGAAGGACGCAAGCAACAATCTCGTGAAATAA
- a CDS encoding MFS transporter → MSAQSKTKNIMLPVVMISLALALRQMSMTIVAPFISTYCKSLAGYTPLLAGLAVGAFGLMQALFQIPFGILSDRYGNKRVLLSGLVVVIIGFVLGFFARSIWMLILARVLQGSGAVIGVGYSWVAGLADDQSRTKAMSILGAFISGAAALAFAVGPLLRGVMSVSWMFLAGAVLLSVNSFYILFFLKDTGNGEKTSLPQRGEIAALLRNRTFVTMNMAAFLNNFMMMSVFYAAPIDMDQVTGQNGMWKIFVPAIIVAIPFLKAMIRWVDKGHVNAVLLVAFAVSFLSILFYFRPSSFLFLLLGTTFFLCGYITIATVAATRANEVLEDNLRGTGNGIFNSFQYIGNFGGALATGAVWGTSPRAAWLIVIAVGVAGFLMIIFNRPSSAEKPEKEDFPHEG, encoded by the coding sequence GTGTCTGCACAATCGAAAACAAAAAATATTATGCTTCCCGTGGTGATGATCAGCCTGGCATTGGCCCTGCGGCAAATGTCCATGACGATCGTGGCTCCGTTCATCTCCACCTACTGTAAATCCCTTGCCGGGTACACGCCCTTGCTCGCGGGGCTGGCCGTGGGCGCGTTCGGGCTGATGCAGGCGCTTTTTCAAATCCCGTTCGGGATTCTCAGCGACCGGTACGGCAACAAGCGCGTGCTGCTTTCCGGTCTCGTCGTGGTCATCATTGGTTTTGTCCTCGGCTTTTTTGCCCGAAGCATCTGGATGCTGATTCTGGCGCGTGTATTACAGGGCAGCGGCGCGGTCATCGGTGTGGGTTATTCTTGGGTGGCGGGGCTTGCCGACGATCAAAGCCGGACGAAAGCCATGAGCATCCTTGGGGCCTTTATCTCCGGGGCGGCGGCCCTTGCGTTCGCGGTCGGCCCGCTGCTGCGCGGTGTGATGTCGGTTAGCTGGATGTTCCTGGCAGGCGCGGTTCTCCTCTCCGTTAACTCATTCTATATCCTGTTTTTCCTGAAGGATACGGGGAACGGCGAAAAAACATCCCTTCCGCAGCGCGGCGAGATTGCCGCCTTGCTGCGGAACCGGACTTTTGTTACAATGAATATGGCGGCGTTTTTGAACAATTTTATGATGATGTCCGTCTTCTATGCAGCGCCGATTGATATGGATCAGGTAACCGGCCAGAACGGAATGTGGAAGATTTTTGTACCGGCGATCATCGTTGCGATCCCGTTCCTGAAAGCCATGATCAGATGGGTGGACAAAGGGCATGTCAACGCGGTGCTTCTCGTTGCTTTTGCCGTTTCTTTCCTGAGCATTCTGTTTTACTTCCGCCCATCCTCTTTTCTTTTCTTACTCTTGGGAACTACCTTTTTTCTGTGTGGATATATCACCATTGCCACCGTCGCGGCCACCCGTGCGAACGAGGTGTTGGAGGACAATTTGCGCGGCACTGGAAATGGAATTTTCAATTCATTTCAATATATCGGAAATTTTGGCGGCGCATTGGCAACCGGAGCCGTATGGGGAACCTCTCCGCGGGCGGCCTGGCTGATCGTCATCGCTGTCGGAGTTGCCGGGTTTCTGATGATTATTTTCAACAGGCCGTCGTCTGCTGAAAAACCGGAAAAGGAGGATTTCCCACATGAAGGATAA
- a CDS encoding conserved membrane protein of unknown function (Evidence 4 : Unknown function but conserved in other organisms) has translation MLKLIHADLYKTFHRAYFFLLTAVVSALCVVMVFALRGGEAGNWSAAVSLGAMLLSYPVFLLPMLTQIIYAEEFRDHTLKNTMSYGTDRTVLYLSKWLTVIILGVVMTVVVLAFYFGSTALVLTRDSAFRWELVREFFVRLSAACAVYVAAISMSVFFIQLLNKSTLAIFLYYGCFYLSDLILKLLHLDKGIDYLLKTQISAIAGNPLANLQTPVVISLVTMAVFFLAGIVFFRKEDFS, from the coding sequence ATGCTTAAACTGATTCATGCGGATCTGTACAAAACGTTTCACCGGGCCTATTTTTTCCTTCTGACCGCCGTTGTTTCCGCGCTCTGTGTCGTGATGGTTTTCGCGCTGCGCGGGGGGGAAGCGGGGAACTGGAGCGCCGCCGTGTCGCTGGGGGCCATGCTTCTGAGCTACCCGGTGTTCCTTCTCCCCATGCTCACTCAAATCATTTACGCGGAAGAGTTCCGGGATCATACGCTGAAAAACACGATGTCGTACGGCACCGACCGGACCGTTCTCTATCTTTCGAAATGGCTGACCGTCATCATTCTCGGCGTGGTCATGACGGTCGTGGTACTGGCGTTTTATTTCGGGAGCACGGCGCTCGTCCTGACCAGAGATTCCGCATTCCGCTGGGAGCTGGTGCGTGAATTTTTCGTTCGCCTTTCGGCCGCCTGCGCGGTATACGTTGCGGCGATCTCCATGTCCGTTTTTTTCATTCAGCTTCTGAACAAAAGCACGCTTGCCATTTTTCTTTACTACGGCTGCTTTTATCTGAGTGATCTGATCCTGAAGCTGCTGCATCTGGACAAGGGGATCGATTATCTGCTGAAAACGCAGATTTCCGCCATCGCCGGGAATCCCCTTGCCAACCTGCAGACTCCCGTGGTAATATCGCTCGTTACAATGGCAGTTTTCTTTCTGGCGGGAATCGTTTTCTTCCGGAAAGAAGACTTTTCCTGA
- a CDS encoding conserved protein of unknown function (Evidence 4 : Unknown function but conserved in other organisms), whose translation MSSSEEDRCIVMCRFAKSFSKDGTEVLTLKIEYPKVDFPDFRRAESIINRCIRAQIDRFYHYASTVLYRQAVFAYQNQQPDGAPFHPYDAVMKYEVTCAENCFFSVYRDCYEFTGGAHGNTVRRSDTWNLATGKNVPLGCFFRPGVNYRRTLFEEVLRQAKENMEKCPDLYFEDYQELIRRYFSLCHYYLTPDGPVIYYQLYEIAPYAAGFVTFPISKDLLDCPPKCPG comes from the coding sequence ATGAGCTCATCTGAGGAAGACCGTTGTATTGTGATGTGCCGGTTTGCAAAAAGCTTTTCCAAGGACGGCACGGAAGTGCTCACGCTGAAAATCGAGTATCCGAAAGTGGATTTTCCGGATTTCCGCCGTGCGGAGTCGATCATCAACCGGTGTATCCGCGCGCAGATCGACCGCTTTTATCATTACGCCTCCACCGTGCTGTACCGACAGGCCGTTTTCGCCTATCAGAACCAGCAGCCGGATGGGGCGCCCTTTCATCCCTACGACGCCGTGATGAAATACGAAGTGACCTGCGCGGAAAACTGTTTTTTCAGCGTTTACCGCGACTGCTATGAATTTACCGGCGGGGCGCACGGCAACACCGTGAGAAGGTCCGACACCTGGAACCTTGCGACCGGGAAAAACGTGCCGCTCGGCTGCTTTTTCCGCCCGGGCGTCAATTACCGCCGCACCTTGTTCGAAGAGGTGCTCCGTCAGGCGAAGGAAAATATGGAAAAGTGCCCCGACCTGTATTTTGAGGATTATCAGGAGCTGATCCGCCGGTATTTCTCCCTGTGCCATTATTACCTCACCCCGGACGGCCCCGTGATCTATTATCAGCTTTACGAGATCGCGCCATACGCGGCAGGTTTCGTCACGTTCCCCATTTCAAAGGATTTGCTGGACTGCCCGCCGAAATGCCCCGGCTGA
- a CDS encoding YbhB/YbcL family Raf kinase inhibitor-like protein → METLNVTSSAFKEGGWIPVRYSGRGENCSPDFELKGISPGAKSIAITLDDGSYPFFPNDNHWVIWNLPVQAVIPEGIPKGKSAERFNGAVQGIAYGRHRYRGPKPPFHSTHTYVFTVYLLDSKLDLPESSRKRDFSAAAKEHILQRATLSGKFQSHRS, encoded by the coding sequence ATGGAAACACTGAATGTTACAAGCAGCGCATTCAAGGAGGGCGGGTGGATACCGGTCCGATATTCGGGCCGTGGAGAAAACTGTTCCCCCGACTTTGAACTGAAAGGGATTTCTCCCGGCGCAAAATCCATCGCGATTACGCTGGATGATGGATCTTACCCGTTTTTCCCGAATGATAACCATTGGGTGATTTGGAATCTGCCGGTACAGGCAGTGATTCCGGAAGGAATCCCAAAGGGGAAATCCGCAGAGCGTTTCAACGGCGCTGTTCAGGGCATCGCATACGGAAGGCATCGTTACCGGGGGCCGAAGCCGCCTTTTCACTCAACTCATACTTATGTGTTCACCGTTTACCTATTGGACAGCAAGTTGGATTTACCGGAAAGCAGCAGAAAACGTGACTTTTCAGCTGCAGCCAAAGAGCATATTTTACAGCGGGCTACCCTTTCGGGAAAATTTCAAAGCCACAGATCATAA
- a CDS encoding putative Diguanylate cyclase (Evidence 3 : Putative function from multiple computational evidences; Product type e : enzyme): MDRFGIEEIFAAQGTADRKEAAVETFIQGSTGLFLSGGAVGRAFSGLFPSPAGAAVQVLLLLLLFYAGIRFQKHRAGRSTDRAMLEHSGCAVFDYRVPEKTVRLSEGAMKLCGLPRAVRNIPELLDSGIIHPDGASRLACVGRKALNGARAQGVLRVRGASGEYRWFRITLTPFGKKRGRPEDLFGVLQDVTAQKEAELNCRRERKYRKAILGSSLASFEANFTLGRYYGGGKPMPGLPSEDGLDYSGVIGQFAGQSVFSEDREEFLRRFSLESVINQFIQGETKITMECRLCGKDGSCLWVLFTVSLIEDTHDVWGIAYVKNIDSQKRRELSLREKAERDSLSGLYNKGMTESLISEFLENQAGGIHALLILDVDNFKRINDTKGHQAGDSVLARISGILRRIFRSADIVGRIGGDEFLVLLKDIGSSEIAARKAREVCRTLCVCVGPEEREFCSVSVGIAMYPQHGTCFSELYRKADTALYQAKYSGKNRYVLYEESSSPQFWDHSAGP, from the coding sequence TTGGACCGGTTCGGGATCGAAGAAATTTTTGCGGCGCAGGGGACCGCAGACAGAAAGGAGGCTGCTGTGGAAACTTTCATACAGGGAAGCACGGGCCTCTTTCTCTCCGGCGGGGCGGTCGGGCGCGCCTTCAGCGGACTCTTTCCGTCTCCGGCGGGGGCCGCCGTTCAGGTTCTGCTGCTTCTGCTCCTGTTTTATGCGGGGATCCGGTTTCAGAAACACCGCGCGGGCCGGAGCACGGACCGCGCCATGCTGGAGCATTCCGGATGCGCGGTGTTCGATTATCGCGTCCCGGAAAAAACAGTCCGCCTTTCCGAAGGCGCCATGAAACTCTGCGGCCTTCCCCGGGCCGTCCGGAACATACCGGAGCTGCTGGATTCCGGGATCATCCACCCGGACGGCGCGTCCCGGCTCGCCTGCGTGGGACGGAAGGCGCTCAACGGCGCGCGGGCCCAGGGCGTTCTCCGGGTCCGCGGCGCTTCCGGCGAATACCGGTGGTTCCGAATCACCCTGACGCCGTTCGGCAAAAAGCGGGGGAGGCCGGAAGATCTCTTCGGCGTGCTTCAGGATGTCACCGCCCAGAAGGAGGCCGAACTCAACTGCAGAAGGGAAAGGAAATACCGCAAGGCGATTTTGGGCAGCTCCCTCGCCTCCTTTGAAGCAAATTTCACGCTCGGCCGTTATTACGGCGGCGGGAAACCCATGCCCGGCCTTCCGTCTGAGGACGGCCTGGACTATTCCGGCGTCATCGGGCAGTTTGCCGGGCAAAGCGTCTTTTCCGAGGATCGGGAGGAATTCCTGCGGCGTTTCAGCCTGGAGAGCGTCATCAATCAGTTTATTCAGGGAGAGACGAAGATCACGATGGAATGCCGCCTGTGCGGAAAAGACGGAAGCTGCCTTTGGGTGCTTTTCACCGTCTCCCTGATCGAGGATACGCACGACGTGTGGGGGATCGCTTATGTGAAAAATATCGACAGCCAGAAAAGAAGGGAGCTGTCGCTGCGCGAGAAGGCGGAACGGGACTCCCTGAGCGGGCTGTACAACAAGGGGATGACGGAATCCCTCATTTCGGAGTTCCTGGAAAATCAGGCCGGCGGAATCCACGCTTTGCTGATCCTCGACGTCGACAATTTCAAACGGATCAACGACACGAAGGGACACCAGGCGGGCGACAGCGTCCTTGCCAGGATCTCCGGCATCCTGCGCAGGATTTTCCGCTCGGCGGATATCGTCGGCAGGATCGGCGGGGACGAGTTCCTCGTCCTGCTCAAGGATATCGGTTCCAGCGAAATAGCGGCGCGCAAGGCCCGCGAGGTGTGCAGGACCCTGTGTGTCTGCGTTGGCCCCGAAGAAAGGGAATTCTGCTCGGTCAGCGTGGGAATCGCCATGTATCCCCAGCACGGGACCTGTTTCAGCGAACTGTACCGGAAGGCCGATACCGCCCTGTATCAGGCGAAATACAGCGGGAAGAACCGATATGTCCTTTATGAGGAAAGCAGCTCCCCGCAATTTTGGGACCATTCCGCCGGCCCGTGA
- a CDS encoding TetR/AcrR family transcriptional regulator, with protein sequence MKDKILDVVARLIERYGLKKFTVDEVAAELHISKKTLYQYFSGKDEMIREYFEENMTSDRKSVLEAMSSNQDFFEKIHAIVHSSHRYRMPVPVLNEAQQFYPDEWAKIEQLKQFKLNALQKLLKRAAKEGVLRPDIHFGILSSMLERVSDLFIDTDFLLENGLKATQAIDKALDIIIYGIVKKDGEISWKH encoded by the coding sequence ATGAAGGATAAAATTTTAGATGTTGTAGCACGGCTGATTGAGCGATATGGCCTGAAAAAATTCACGGTGGATGAAGTGGCTGCGGAGCTTCATATCAGCAAAAAGACGCTCTATCAGTATTTTAGCGGCAAAGACGAGATGATCCGGGAATATTTTGAAGAAAACATGACGAGCGACCGGAAAAGCGTTTTAGAGGCCATGAGCAGCAACCAGGATTTTTTTGAGAAGATTCATGCCATCGTCCATTCGAGCCATCGTTATCGGATGCCGGTGCCGGTGCTGAATGAAGCGCAACAGTTTTACCCGGATGAATGGGCGAAGATTGAACAGCTGAAACAGTTCAAACTGAATGCTCTTCAAAAGCTGCTGAAACGGGCGGCAAAAGAAGGAGTACTGCGCCCGGATATTCATTTCGGCATCCTGTCCTCCATGCTGGAGCGGGTCAGCGATCTGTTCATCGACACGGATTTCCTTCTTGAAAACGGCTTGAAAGCCACACAGGCTATCGACAAGGCGCTTGACATCATCATCTACGGCATTGTAAAAAAGGACGGTGAAATATCATGGAAACACTGA
- the bcrA gene encoding Bacitracin transport ATP-binding protein BcrA, whose protein sequence is MSETVIQTKNIVKRYGKFSAVDDISISVERGDIYALVGQNGAGKTTLLKLICGLTPPSGGEIGLFGRSSPAQLGAVRSHMGTMIETPGFFPYLSAKENLEYYRIQRGGKVKAKVEDALEFVGLDKTGGKKFKSFSLGMKQRLGLALAIMDDPELLILDEPINGLDPMGIKEFRDVILKLNREKKTTVLISSHILGELSQIATTYGFIGKGRLLERDTAGELKEKCRSSLRIDVDNAELASDILKSQMACENFHVSGNTLQIDEKSDSPELFVKALVEGGVMVSQVFRSGISLEQYFIKLIGGIEHA, encoded by the coding sequence ATGAGCGAAACGGTGATCCAAACAAAAAATATCGTAAAGCGTTACGGAAAATTTTCCGCCGTGGACGATATCAGCATCAGCGTGGAACGCGGAGATATCTACGCGCTGGTCGGCCAGAACGGGGCGGGCAAAACGACTTTGCTGAAACTGATCTGCGGCCTTACGCCGCCTTCCGGAGGAGAAATCGGGCTTTTCGGCCGGAGCTCCCCCGCGCAGCTGGGAGCGGTGCGGTCGCACATGGGCACGATGATCGAAACCCCCGGCTTTTTTCCGTATCTCTCCGCAAAGGAAAATCTGGAATATTACCGGATCCAGCGCGGAGGAAAGGTAAAAGCGAAAGTGGAAGACGCCCTGGAGTTTGTCGGGCTGGACAAAACCGGCGGAAAAAAATTCAAGAGCTTTTCCCTCGGCATGAAGCAGCGCCTCGGCCTTGCTTTGGCCATTATGGATGATCCGGAGCTTCTGATCCTCGACGAGCCGATCAACGGGCTTGACCCGATGGGCATCAAGGAATTCCGCGACGTCATTCTGAAGCTGAACCGCGAAAAAAAGACGACCGTCCTGATTTCCAGCCATATCCTCGGCGAGCTTTCCCAGATTGCCACGACGTACGGCTTTATCGGCAAAGGCAGGCTTTTGGAACGGGACACCGCCGGGGAGCTGAAGGAAAAATGCCGCAGCTCCCTGCGGATCGATGTGGATAATGCCGAGCTTGCTTCGGACATCCTGAAGAGTCAAATGGCCTGCGAAAACTTCCACGTTTCCGGCAACACGCTTCAGATCGATGAGAAATCCGATTCACCGGAGCTTTTCGTCAAGGCGCTTGTGGAAGGCGGAGTTATGGTTTCCCAGGTCTTCCGTTCCGGAATCAGCCTGGAGCAGTATTTTATCAAACTGATTGGGGGCATCGAGCATGCTTAA
- a CDS encoding conserved protein of unknown function (Evidence 4 : Unknown function but conserved in other organisms) has translation MSDFVIVTDSCCDLPGGMAGELGLEVLPLSIHLGGKEYLNDLDEKEIRFGEFYRQMREGVKCTTSAVNVESFIGKMEPYLQNGKDILCLAFSSGLSNTYNASKLAAEELAPKYPDRKIYTVDTLCASLGQGLLIYHAVQEKRRGKTIEEVRDWAEENKLRLCHWFTVDDLNFLKRGGRVSAATALIGTVLGIKPVLHVDDEGHLINMGKARGRRASLSALVGHMAETVTDPENQAVFISHGDCADDAQWVADEVRKRFGVKEIVVNYVGPVIGAHSGPGTVALFFLGTHR, from the coding sequence GCTGCGACCTTCCCGGAGGGATGGCGGGGGAACTGGGACTGGAGGTTCTTCCCCTTTCCATCCACCTTGGAGGAAAGGAGTACCTGAATGATCTGGACGAAAAGGAAATCCGGTTCGGAGAATTTTACCGGCAGATGCGCGAAGGGGTCAAATGCACGACTTCCGCCGTAAACGTGGAATCGTTCATCGGGAAAATGGAGCCGTATCTGCAAAATGGAAAAGACATCCTCTGCCTTGCGTTTTCCTCCGGCCTGAGCAATACCTACAATGCTTCCAAGCTGGCCGCGGAGGAGCTGGCCCCGAAGTATCCCGACCGCAAGATCTACACGGTGGACACCCTCTGCGCTTCGCTGGGGCAGGGCCTTCTGATTTACCACGCGGTCCAGGAAAAGCGCCGGGGAAAAACGATTGAAGAGGTGCGGGACTGGGCGGAAGAAAACAAGCTCCGCCTGTGCCACTGGTTCACGGTCGACGATCTGAACTTTTTAAAACGCGGCGGCAGGGTCTCCGCCGCCACGGCGCTGATCGGGACGGTGCTCGGCATCAAGCCCGTCCTTCATGTGGATGACGAGGGGCACCTGATCAACATGGGCAAGGCGCGCGGGCGCAGGGCATCCCTGAGCGCGCTGGTGGGCCATATGGCGGAAACCGTGACCGACCCGGAAAATCAGGCGGTTTTCATCAGCCACGGCGACTGCGCGGATGACGCGCAGTGGGTCGCGGATGAGGTACGGAAGCGTTTCGGCGTGAAGGAGATCGTCGTCAATTACGTCGGCCCTGTGATCGGAGCCCACTCCGGCCCCGGCACCGTGGCGCTTTTCTTCCTTGGCACGCACCGCTGA